A section of the Rhizobium sp. Pop5 genome encodes:
- a CDS encoding ComEC/Rec2 family competence protein, whose product MQELTTVEIRPETDARAADSLGFSPHAVPTQPARTQLATPLRYRLPVEASRSLRAGIGMLGEEVDHGRLLLFSPVFIGAGAAFWFLAASDMPMVASLVCLLVLTVMVFVVGSSRVALRATLLALALVICGMLSAQFETWRASTVILDSSVTTTVTGRVERREGDGRGRWRYILAVSDTEAPEVKRPPERITAIVRGADVPFEIGDIISGRARLTPPAGPALPELNDFSFGAYFDGIGANGFFYGAPTKVDAQAEPESAGSISDALLEWLYRLRSGIGDRIRLVLPGDTGAFAASLVTDERRAISDETTEALRQSGLAHIVAISGLNMALSAGIFFVGLRVILSLLPSIAQAWPTKKIAAAGALAAVTAYYLISGFAVSAERAFIMMAIMLIAVFFDRPSISLRNVALSALVILSISPSEVLGPSFQMSFAATLALVAGYDLWKRRSMRENAFAKLPVMKPVFVVGGFFGGIFLTSLIGGLSTALFSIEHFHRLTAYGLPANLAAMPVISCIVMPFGMMAMLLMPFGLDGPFWQVAGFGLELVMKIAKTVSGWGGDIGVGRLPGWYFAVAVAGFLLMMLLRTRLRHIGTAIIAASTLTLIVLPVPRSPDLVISEDGGLVAIAERAALASNRERPPDFIFDQWQRALVLPTHYPPKMLDGPAIPEGDGRRVRLSGDQQDEARVAMRAAATGGETNRFSCVKKAWCVSRLGNGKVVTVIDNAAYLGPACDAADIIVTSVRLRFDRCRTGASLFTGETLRRTGSLELRFTDGGLEVATAFDTLSRPWMRHRAYDWRSDSFTDSGTADVNDSGG is encoded by the coding sequence CCTGCTGCTGTTCTCTCCGGTTTTCATCGGTGCAGGCGCAGCCTTCTGGTTTCTGGCGGCATCGGACATGCCGATGGTCGCCTCGCTCGTCTGCCTGCTGGTCCTGACGGTCATGGTCTTCGTCGTGGGCAGCAGCAGAGTTGCATTGCGGGCGACGCTGCTTGCGCTTGCGCTCGTGATTTGCGGCATGCTCTCGGCGCAGTTCGAGACATGGCGAGCCTCGACGGTAATCCTCGATTCATCTGTGACGACGACCGTGACCGGCCGCGTCGAGCGGCGCGAAGGCGATGGTCGCGGGCGATGGCGCTACATTCTTGCCGTCAGCGACACCGAGGCACCGGAGGTGAAGCGGCCGCCGGAGCGCATAACCGCGATCGTCCGCGGTGCGGATGTTCCCTTCGAGATCGGTGACATCATATCAGGCAGGGCTCGGCTGACACCGCCGGCAGGCCCGGCGCTTCCCGAGCTCAACGATTTCTCCTTCGGAGCCTACTTCGATGGCATCGGCGCGAATGGTTTCTTCTACGGCGCGCCGACGAAGGTCGATGCGCAAGCGGAGCCGGAAAGCGCCGGATCGATATCGGACGCTCTGCTCGAATGGCTATACCGGTTGCGCAGCGGCATCGGCGACCGCATACGGCTGGTCTTGCCCGGCGATACCGGCGCCTTTGCTGCCTCTCTTGTCACTGATGAGAGACGTGCGATCTCGGATGAGACGACGGAGGCGCTCCGGCAGTCCGGCCTTGCCCATATCGTTGCCATCTCTGGTCTCAACATGGCATTGTCGGCCGGCATCTTCTTTGTCGGACTGCGCGTCATCCTCAGCCTGCTTCCGAGCATTGCCCAGGCTTGGCCGACAAAGAAAATCGCCGCAGCCGGTGCGCTTGCCGCCGTAACAGCCTACTATTTGATCTCCGGCTTCGCGGTCTCTGCCGAACGCGCCTTCATCATGATGGCGATCATGCTGATTGCCGTATTCTTCGACCGGCCGTCGATCAGCCTGAGAAACGTGGCCCTATCAGCTCTCGTAATCCTGTCGATCTCGCCGTCGGAAGTGCTGGGACCGAGCTTCCAGATGTCCTTTGCGGCAACGCTTGCCCTGGTTGCCGGCTACGATCTCTGGAAAAGGCGATCGATGCGGGAGAATGCGTTTGCCAAGCTGCCGGTCATGAAGCCCGTCTTCGTGGTCGGAGGCTTCTTTGGCGGCATCTTCCTGACCTCGCTCATTGGCGGTCTATCGACCGCACTGTTTTCGATCGAGCATTTCCATCGGCTGACTGCCTATGGACTTCCGGCGAACCTTGCGGCCATGCCAGTCATCTCCTGCATTGTCATGCCATTCGGAATGATGGCGATGCTGCTGATGCCCTTTGGCCTCGACGGTCCGTTTTGGCAGGTCGCAGGCTTCGGCCTTGAGCTGGTGATGAAGATCGCCAAGACGGTATCGGGTTGGGGCGGTGATATCGGCGTCGGCCGCTTGCCCGGCTGGTATTTCGCCGTGGCGGTTGCGGGCTTCCTGCTCATGATGCTGCTGCGCACCCGGCTGCGCCATATCGGCACCGCCATTATCGCGGCTTCGACGCTGACCCTGATCGTCCTGCCGGTCCCCCGATCGCCTGATCTGGTGATTTCGGAAGATGGCGGACTTGTCGCGATCGCCGAGAGGGCGGCATTGGCCTCCAATCGTGAAAGGCCGCCGGATTTCATCTTCGACCAGTGGCAGAGAGCACTTGTCCTGCCGACCCACTATCCGCCGAAGATGCTGGACGGCCCCGCCATTCCCGAGGGAGACGGTCGTCGCGTCAGGCTTTCCGGCGATCAGCAGGACGAAGCGAGGGTCGCGATGCGGGCGGCGGCGACCGGTGGTGAAACAAACCGCTTTTCCTGCGTGAAGAAGGCCTGGTGCGTATCGCGACTTGGCAATGGAAAAGTCGTGACCGTCATCGACAATGCCGCCTATCTCGGCCCCGCCTGCGATGCCGCCGATATCATCGTGACTTCGGTACGGCTGCGTTTCGATCGCTGCCGCACAGGCGCATCACTCTTCACCGGTGAAACGCTGCGCAGGACTGGCTCCCTCGAGCTGCGCTTTACGGATGGCGGCCTTGAAGTCGCGACCGCATTCGACACCTTGTCGAGGCCATGGATGCGCCATCGCGCCTATGACTGGCGCAGCGACAGCTTTACCGATTCCGGCACAGCCGATGTCAATGATAGCGGCGGATAA